The following proteins are co-located in the Fusobacteria bacterium ZRK30 genome:
- the arsB gene encoding ACR3 family arsenite efflux transporter, translated as MKKETGINFFEKYLTVWVILCMIGGTLIGRYIPQIPTALGKLEYENISMPIAVLIWLIIYPMMLKIDFKSIVGATKNLKGLTITTSMNWLIKPFTMYAIAVLFFKGIFGGFIPIELADEYITGAVLLGAAPCTAMVFVWSKLTKGDAAYTLVQVAVNDLILLVAFVPIVGFLLGVSNVTVPYGTLFLSVILFVVTPLVAAWITRKSIVAHRGLDYLENTFIKKFDKSTMTGLLLTLVIIFSFQGDKLLTNPMDIILIAVPLTIQTFLIFIIAYLWAKKWNMPHEIASPGAMIGASNFFELAVAVAISLFGINSGVTLATVVGLLVEVPVMLILVKISNSTRKYFQVKKVTT; from the coding sequence GTGAAAAAAGAAACGGGAATTAATTTTTTTGAAAAATACCTTACAGTCTGGGTAATCTTGTGTATGATAGGAGGGACATTAATTGGAAGATATATTCCTCAAATCCCTACAGCTCTGGGGAAATTAGAGTATGAAAATATATCTATGCCTATAGCAGTACTGATATGGCTTATTATCTATCCAATGATGCTGAAAATCGATTTTAAAAGTATAGTCGGTGCAACTAAAAACTTGAAAGGGCTGACAATAACAACCAGTATGAACTGGCTGATAAAACCCTTTACAATGTATGCTATAGCAGTGCTTTTTTTTAAGGGAATTTTTGGTGGCTTTATTCCTATAGAGCTTGCTGATGAATATATCACTGGGGCGGTTTTACTGGGAGCAGCCCCCTGTACAGCCATGGTATTTGTGTGGAGTAAACTTACCAAAGGTGATGCTGCGTATACTTTGGTCCAGGTAGCAGTAAATGATCTGATATTGCTGGTAGCATTTGTTCCCATTGTAGGTTTTTTATTGGGAGTTTCCAACGTTACTGTACCCTATGGAACTCTATTTTTATCGGTAATTTTATTTGTGGTAACCCCTCTAGTCGCAGCCTGGATAACAAGAAAATCCATAGTAGCTCATAGAGGGTTGGACTACCTGGAAAATACATTTATTAAAAAATTTGATAAGAGTACTATGACAGGATTATTGTTAACACTTGTTATTATATTTTCTTTCCAGGGGGATAAACTGTTAACCAATCCAATGGACATAATTCTTATAGCAGTGCCTCTGACTATCCAGACATTCCTGATATTTATAATAGCTTACCTGTGGGCTAAAAAATGGAATATGCCCCATGAGATTGCATCTCCAGGAGCCATGATTGGTGCCAGTAATTTCTTTGAGCTGGCAGTGGCAGTAGCTATATCACTATTTGGTATTAATTCAGGAGTAACTTTAGCAACTGTAGTAGGACTTTTAGTGGAAGTGCCTGTTATGTTAATTTTGGTAAAAATTTCAAATTCAACAAGAAAATACTTTCAAGTAAAAAAGGTAACTACGTAA
- a CDS encoding MipA/OmpV family protein: MKRVILIVFILLSALSFSENSISNKEMESNYKISLGFMGGYGSSLYKVDESYTRYIPILGFEGENLYILGSEIGYRHKLNSKFTITGFSQLFGGVSLQGVGGAIGSTQLKNSDMEEGYKGISSRKTQTEVGIKLGYNTGFKNTILSGEVRGGQRGSTAKISALRAVVVTERLSIIPQMNFTLVDHNMVNYYFSVSEDEVNDPRNTKLDKAYNSDQLAYASGIGVTGNYQFTSEWSAFALAEIQYVADEIGNSPIVDERANYFMGVGLRYNF, encoded by the coding sequence ATGAAAAGAGTAATTTTAATTGTATTTATTCTGTTGTCTGCACTGAGTTTTTCAGAAAATAGTATATCAAATAAAGAAATGGAATCAAATTATAAGATATCTTTAGGATTTATGGGAGGTTATGGAAGCAGTCTTTACAAGGTAGATGAATCATACACACGGTATATTCCCATTCTTGGATTTGAAGGAGAAAATCTTTATATATTAGGTTCAGAGATCGGTTACAGACATAAGTTAAATTCTAAGTTTACCATTACAGGGTTTTCACAGCTTTTTGGAGGAGTGTCGCTGCAGGGTGTGGGAGGAGCAATTGGATCAACTCAATTGAAAAATTCCGATATGGAAGAAGGATATAAGGGAATAAGCAGCAGGAAGACCCAGACTGAGGTGGGAATTAAGTTGGGATATAACACAGGGTTTAAAAATACCATACTTTCAGGGGAAGTAAGGGGAGGACAGAGAGGATCAACAGCAAAAATTTCTGCTCTCAGAGCTGTTGTTGTAACAGAAAGACTTTCTATTATCCCCCAAATGAACTTCACTTTAGTCGATCATAATATGGTAAATTACTATTTTAGTGTAAGTGAAGATGAAGTTAATGATCCCAGGAATACAAAGTTGGATAAGGCCTATAACTCGGATCAACTTGCATATGCTTCTGGTATAGGAGTAACAGGTAATTATCAGTTTACTTCTGAATGGTCAGCATTTGCCCTGGCAGAGATACAGTATGTGGCAGATGAAATCGGGAATTCACCCATTGTAGATGAAAGAGCAAATTATTTTATGGGAGTAGGTTTAAGGTATAATTTTTAA
- a CDS encoding DMT family transporter, which yields MEKMGYSFAFLAGIGWGTIGIISYYLGKTGIGPFEVAFLRLFFAFLMMFIFYFMTDKEKVRIEKKEFKHAVLIGVISQGTMSLAMYKCISMTSTTVGIMMVCLGPLFTAILSRFFFSEKITLFKSLALFLALYGASLVVTGGDFSKLQTNGAGLLVGLLSALAFGSFPILRKRISEEFNFTGILMYSFLIGSIFTVPMLDTKLLLKTFSPNTIIFSILLGLIPTVFSYTIYSMSLKFITPTKASIISLVELPAAAIIGHFFLKEYLLTVSIIGIIILLAGIAISKLEIPRGTNIFKIKY from the coding sequence ATGGAAAAAATGGGATATAGTTTTGCATTTTTAGCTGGTATTGGATGGGGAACAATTGGAATTATATCCTATTATCTGGGGAAAACAGGTATAGGCCCCTTTGAAGTAGCTTTTTTGAGGTTGTTCTTTGCATTTTTAATGATGTTTATTTTTTATTTCATGACGGACAAAGAAAAAGTGAGAATAGAAAAAAAAGAGTTTAAACATGCCGTTTTAATTGGAGTTATAAGTCAGGGAACCATGAGTTTAGCTATGTATAAATGTATTTCTATGACCTCTACAACAGTAGGTATAATGATGGTATGTTTAGGGCCACTTTTTACCGCAATATTATCCAGATTCTTTTTTTCTGAAAAGATAACGTTATTCAAAAGTTTAGCTTTATTTTTAGCTCTTTATGGGGCATCCCTTGTTGTAACAGGAGGAGACTTTTCTAAGCTACAAACAAATGGAGCTGGGCTTCTTGTAGGGCTGTTATCAGCATTAGCTTTTGGATCTTTCCCAATATTAAGAAAAAGAATTTCCGAAGAATTTAATTTTACAGGGATTCTTATGTATAGTTTTCTGATAGGATCTATTTTTACAGTTCCTATGCTGGATACAAAACTACTTTTAAAAACATTTAGTCCCAACACTATTATTTTTTCAATTTTGTTAGGATTGATTCCCACAGTTTTTTCTTATACTATTTATTCTATGTCACTGAAATTTATTACCCCTACAAAAGCAAGTATAATAAGTCTGGTAGAACTTCCAGCAGCTGCCATTATCGGCCATTTTTTCTTGAAAGAATATCTATTAACCGTAAGTATAATAGGTATTATTATATTATTAGCAGGGATAGCCATATCAAAACTAGAAATCCCCAGGGGGACTAACATCTTTAAAATAAAATATTAG
- a CDS encoding YeeE/YedE family protein, which produces MKKGQNLIGLIVLILTLIIGKTMLSSSMLFFRLLTGAGFGYALTRGFMGFAGSVNRAYNTGSTKLMRILAYMFLGTSILSAAFLYNADASSYDLWVNQVNSGLILGGIMFGFGMTFSVCCASGVLTDVVTGFSRGFITLIFFGMGVFLGFPFQRAATWVTEAGIPTDWIRKSWFTSETGSKLYNGVYFPDLFKWDGLDGYLGAVLLTSLLCGIVVYLSKKYESSRRVSGTFTGVPSEIEQVKIVTQDKDSNKEFKLLSEETYTRLFVTPWSMKVGASVIAVIFTLLMGVTKAGWGASTPYGWWFGRFLMIFGISPESLSNFTNFPVKFYTMPFFDHPINVQNVGIMVGTVICLLLAGTFKSTTTSEIKITPKQAALYAMGGILMGLGTRLANGCNVGALYTPIANFSLSGWVFFAALVGGGILGNRVAVKIK; this is translated from the coding sequence ATGAAAAAAGGACAAAATTTAATAGGATTGATAGTTTTAATATTAACACTAATCATAGGTAAAACAATGTTAAGCAGCTCAATGTTATTTTTTAGATTATTAACAGGAGCAGGATTTGGATATGCATTGACTAGAGGATTTATGGGGTTTGCAGGATCAGTAAATAGAGCTTATAATACAGGTTCAACAAAATTAATGAGAATATTAGCTTATATGTTCTTAGGTACATCTATCTTGTCGGCAGCATTTTTATATAATGCAGACGCCAGTTCATACGATCTTTGGGTAAACCAGGTTAACTCTGGATTGATCCTTGGTGGAATTATGTTTGGATTTGGTATGACATTCTCAGTTTGTTGTGCATCAGGAGTTTTAACAGACGTTGTTACAGGATTTTCAAGAGGATTCATTACTCTTATCTTCTTTGGTATGGGTGTTTTCTTAGGATTCCCTTTCCAAAGAGCTGCGACTTGGGTAACAGAGGCTGGAATTCCAACAGACTGGATTAGAAAATCATGGTTTACATCTGAAACAGGTTCAAAATTATATAATGGAGTTTATTTCCCGGATCTATTCAAATGGGATGGATTAGATGGATATTTAGGAGCGGTTTTATTAACTTCATTACTTTGTGGAATTGTAGTATACTTATCTAAAAAATATGAATCATCTAGAAGAGTATCTGGAACTTTTACAGGGGTACCCAGTGAAATAGAGCAAGTTAAAATTGTTACACAAGATAAAGATAGTAATAAAGAGTTCAAATTATTAAGTGAAGAAACATATACAAGATTATTTGTTACACCATGGTCTATGAAAGTAGGTGCATCGGTAATAGCTGTTATATTCACATTATTAATGGGCGTAACTAAAGCCGGTTGGGGAGCTTCTACACCTTACGGATGGTGGTTCGGAAGATTCTTAATGATATTTGGAATATCACCGGAATCATTATCTAACTTTACTAATTTCCCAGTAAAATTCTATACAATGCCATTTTTTGATCATCCAATCAATGTTCAAAACGTTGGAATTATGGTAGGAACAGTAATTTGCTTACTTTTAGCTGGAACGTTTAAGAGTACAACAACAAGCGAAATTAAAATTACACCTAAACAAGCGGCTCTATATGCTATGGGTGGAATATTGATGGGACTTGGAACTAGACTTGCAAATGGTTGTAATGTAGGAGCACTATATACTCCAATTGCAAACTTCTCACTATCTGGATGGGTTTTCTTCGCTGCTTTAGTAGGTGGAGGAATCTTAGGAAACAGAGTTGCAGTAAAAATAAAATAA
- a CDS encoding AEC family transporter, producing the protein MFELILNKVIPVNLIFFLGYLLKKTGALKEEDGRVFLKGMFYAFIPAILFQSVRKAEFKAEFILYPLVIIIYQVFMFILGKLVTSRMKMSSDKKIVIRGSLIIMNSGFVVPFYIAFYGVENMWRMGLYDFGNSLMVFVLVYSMFLKLELKEALKSLGSPPIVAIVLGIIAGKFGIPVPEFIDSTLNQIGNLVGPSIMLGLGLYFTPSLKNIKISLLVVGLKIVLGIGIGLLLIQILPFDSLSNKTVLYMTASPVGANILTFAVLSKMDTRFPSEIVSLSIVINLFLIPLLFILV; encoded by the coding sequence ATGTTTGAATTAATTTTAAATAAGGTAATACCTGTAAATTTAATATTTTTTTTAGGATATCTTCTAAAGAAAACAGGGGCCTTAAAAGAGGAAGATGGAAGGGTGTTTTTAAAGGGAATGTTCTATGCTTTTATCCCGGCAATTTTATTTCAGTCGGTGAGGAAAGCAGAATTCAAAGCAGAATTTATACTCTATCCCCTGGTCATAATTATCTATCAGGTTTTCATGTTTATTTTGGGGAAATTAGTGACCAGCAGGATGAAAATGTCCAGCGATAAAAAAATAGTTATCAGGGGTTCCTTAATCATTATGAATTCAGGTTTTGTAGTGCCATTTTATATAGCTTTTTATGGGGTAGAAAATATGTGGAGGATGGGGCTCTATGATTTTGGGAATTCACTGATGGTTTTTGTTTTAGTTTATTCTATGTTTTTAAAATTAGAGCTAAAAGAAGCACTTAAATCATTGGGATCTCCCCCTATAGTTGCAATAGTTCTGGGAATAATAGCGGGTAAATTTGGAATTCCTGTCCCTGAATTTATCGACAGCACCTTAAATCAGATAGGAAATCTTGTGGGACCCTCCATCATGTTAGGACTTGGGCTGTATTTTACCCCTTCCTTAAAAAATATAAAGATCAGCCTCCTGGTAGTGGGACTAAAAATTGTTTTAGGAATCGGAATAGGATTACTTCTTATTCAGATTCTGCCCTTTGACAGTTTATCCAATAAGACGGTGTTGTACATGACTGCTTCCCCTGTAGGAGCGAATATCCTTACCTTTGCTGTTTTATCCAAGATGGATACCAGATTTCCTTCTGAGATAGTGTCGCTATCCATAGTTATAAATTTGTTTTTAATTCCATTATTATTTATCTTAGTTTAA
- a CDS encoding sulfurtransferase produces MNNFINVNQLKENLKDVVILDVRFDLHDPEYGQKKYNEEHIDGSFFIDLDRDLAGEKKEHGGSRPLPEIKEFIKKIERLGITRDSSIVVYDEEMVTAARAFWMFKYIGHEDVKILDGGYPEWLKEGGTVAKENTPLPLHSKYDFEILKNIYADIDEVKEAIEKKNISLVECRSYERYLGQNEPFYSKPGHIPTALSIDSKSLLKGGKVRSVEELNEIFRRLKNSKNIVFSCGSGVNASLDYAVYSEFFSNGKVYIGSYSDWTSYPENSIETKDEN; encoded by the coding sequence ATGAACAACTTTATAAATGTAAATCAATTAAAAGAAAATTTAAAAGACGTAGTAATCCTAGATGTCAGATTTGATCTGCATGATCCGGAGTATGGACAAAAAAAATATAATGAGGAACACATCGATGGTTCTTTTTTCATAGATCTGGACAGGGATTTAGCCGGAGAAAAAAAAGAACATGGGGGCTCCAGACCACTTCCTGAGATAAAAGAATTCATCAAAAAAATAGAAAGACTGGGAATAACAAGGGACAGCTCTATCGTCGTATACGACGAAGAGATGGTTACAGCAGCCAGAGCTTTTTGGATGTTTAAATATATCGGTCATGAGGACGTTAAAATATTAGATGGAGGATATCCAGAATGGTTAAAAGAAGGGGGAACAGTTGCTAAAGAAAATACTCCACTACCTCTTCACAGCAAATATGATTTTGAGATCCTAAAGAATATCTATGCTGATATCGATGAAGTAAAAGAGGCCATAGAGAAAAAAAACATCTCCCTGGTAGAGTGCAGATCATATGAAAGATATTTAGGACAAAACGAACCTTTTTATTCTAAGCCGGGACACATCCCTACAGCTCTTTCTATAGATTCAAAATCACTGTTAAAAGGTGGGAAAGTAAGATCCGTAGAGGAATTAAATGAAATTTTCAGAAGATTAAAGAACTCTAAAAACATAGTATTTTCATGTGGATCAGGGGTAAATGCGTCTTTAGATTATGCAGTTTACAGTGAGTTTTTCTCCAATGGAAAAGTATACATTGGAAGTTATTCAGACTGGACAAGTTATCCTGAAAACTCTATTGAAACTAAAGATGAAAATTAA
- a CDS encoding NUDIX hydrolase — MEKEKFTIPAVGGIIEGNINGEDVILMQKRFKDSKDGNGLLEIPAGKIREFEDVFTCLRREVREETGLEVVKIVGEETAVEVVEDGYCVLNYEPFSISQNIDGKYPVMVQIFICKAEGKLLRSSNESQEIQWISLKVLKEKLERSQRDFYPMHITTLKKYLKMKNL; from the coding sequence ATGGAGAAAGAAAAATTTACTATTCCGGCAGTAGGAGGGATAATAGAAGGTAATATAAATGGGGAAGATGTGATTTTGATGCAAAAAAGATTTAAGGATTCCAAAGATGGAAATGGCTTGTTGGAGATACCGGCAGGAAAAATAAGAGAATTCGAAGATGTTTTTACATGTTTAAGAAGGGAGGTCAGGGAAGAAACCGGTCTGGAAGTTGTAAAAATTGTAGGAGAAGAGACAGCAGTTGAAGTGGTAGAAGATGGATATTGTGTTTTAAACTATGAGCCCTTTAGTATCTCTCAAAATATAGATGGCAAATACCCTGTAATGGTGCAGATTTTTATATGTAAAGCTGAAGGAAAGCTTCTTAGATCTTCCAACGAGTCTCAAGAAATTCAATGGATTTCATTGAAGGTATTAAAAGAAAAGTTGGAAAGATCACAAAGAGATTTTTATCCCATGCATATCACCACATTAAAAAAATATCTTAAGATGAAGAATCTGTAG
- a CDS encoding alpha/beta hydrolase: MKKIILVVFMLVSVLGFSKDNSLNNEEMTVGSRKIPLSEDVSDEFRAYLAAKPIVDIDLIKNMNFETDEEWNQWIQQRDNATIAAVRELAEKLSVNYISDTINGVKVFRVFPSKISREHKSHLFVHNHGGAYILNGGEAALFEAILIADRLKMPVISIDYRMPPSHPAPAGVEDITAVWKELLKDRDPMEMAMGGTSAGGAITAGAIHKLNDLSLPLPGALFIGTPGINMENTGDSRFINEGIDTNLWTWEGIVENALNMYTQNIDSRHPYVSPIEGELNNFPPTYLISGTRDLLLSDTVRMHRKLRRAGVKADLHIYEGQAHADYIAATFSPESYEHFRELDSFLIEHLKK, from the coding sequence ATGAAAAAAATAATTTTAGTTGTATTTATGTTGGTTTCTGTACTGGGATTTTCAAAGGACAATTCATTAAATAATGAGGAAATGACGGTTGGATCAAGGAAGATCCCTCTGTCGGAAGATGTGAGTGACGAATTTAGAGCATATCTTGCTGCCAAACCTATAGTAGATATAGACTTGATAAAAAATATGAATTTTGAAACTGATGAAGAGTGGAATCAATGGATACAGCAGAGAGATAATGCCACAATTGCTGCTGTAAGGGAACTTGCTGAAAAGTTATCAGTTAACTATATAAGTGACACTATCAATGGAGTTAAAGTATTTAGAGTTTTCCCTTCAAAAATATCCAGAGAGCATAAATCCCACCTCTTTGTCCACAATCATGGAGGAGCATATATTTTAAATGGAGGAGAAGCTGCCCTCTTTGAAGCTATATTGATTGCGGATCGTCTAAAAATGCCGGTTATCTCTATAGACTATCGTATGCCTCCTAGTCATCCGGCACCTGCAGGGGTAGAGGATATTACTGCAGTCTGGAAGGAACTCTTAAAAGATAGAGATCCCATGGAGATGGCTATGGGAGGTACATCTGCAGGAGGAGCTATTACAGCTGGAGCTATTCATAAATTAAATGATTTAAGCCTTCCTCTGCCTGGAGCGCTTTTTATTGGAACGCCGGGAATCAATATGGAAAATACAGGAGACAGCCGTTTCATCAATGAAGGGATAGATACTAATTTATGGACTTGGGAAGGAATAGTAGAAAATGCACTTAATATGTATACGCAAAATATTGATTCGAGACATCCCTATGTATCTCCTATAGAAGGAGAACTAAATAATTTTCCACCGACATATCTTATCTCAGGAACAAGGGATCTTCTCTTGAGTGATACAGTGAGGATGCACCGTAAATTGAGGAGAGCAGGAGTAAAAGCAGATCTTCATATATATGAAGGACAGGCACATGCAGATTATATAGCTGCTACTTTTTCACCGGAATCCTATGAACATTTCAGAGAATTAGACAGCTTTCTTATAGAACATCTAAAAAAGTAA
- a CDS encoding metalloregulator ArsR/SmtB family transcription factor, with the protein MEIIDILKLIADKNRMRILNILYNKNKTCVCILEEILELNQSNLSRHLNKLKKAGIIVGEKRVQWVDYRISEKFLEENYFIKEILEERLDSGIFLEDLEKTKGLKC; encoded by the coding sequence TTGGAAATAATAGATATATTAAAATTGATTGCAGATAAAAACAGGATGAGAATATTAAATATATTATATAATAAAAATAAAACATGTGTCTGTATATTGGAGGAGATATTGGAGCTTAATCAGTCGAACCTTTCCAGACACCTCAATAAACTAAAAAAAGCGGGAATAATTGTAGGAGAAAAAAGAGTTCAATGGGTTGATTACAGGATCTCTGAAAAGTTTCTAGAAGAGAATTATTTTATAAAAGAAATATTGGAGGAAAGACTGGATAGTGGGATCTTTTTGGAAGATCTGGAGAAAACCAAAGGTTTAAAATGTTAG
- a CDS encoding helix-turn-helix domain-containing protein, producing MILQDLEDFLTSNSVDYVTKECPKGIIFNDEIDGEKIFFIVEGTILASILYKEREILSPYFYQKNNFLGLIFLFEDYQLIPHIQLFSPADNLKILEIDVEQLKAALAKDPAFHVLLLEEHLNVFRYVYTISVILTCGGTKAAFAYLLYINSIDQKVFFFKYTDFANILNISSTMLYKLSNKLEEEGIISKNLKYVVILDTEKLRECFENIL from the coding sequence ATGATATTACAGGATCTTGAAGATTTTTTAACCTCTAATTCAGTTGATTATGTCACAAAAGAATGTCCCAAAGGAATTATTTTTAATGATGAAATTGACGGTGAAAAGATTTTTTTTATAGTTGAAGGTACAATTTTAGCTTCTATTTTATACAAGGAAAGGGAGATCCTTTCCCCTTATTTTTATCAGAAAAACAATTTTTTAGGATTAATTTTTCTCTTTGAAGATTATCAATTAATCCCCCATATTCAATTATTTTCCCCAGCTGACAATCTAAAAATTTTAGAGATCGATGTGGAACAGCTTAAGGCTGCCCTTGCTAAAGATCCTGCATTTCATGTTCTCTTATTAGAGGAACATCTAAATGTGTTTCGTTACGTTTACACTATCTCAGTTATATTGACTTGCGGCGGAACTAAAGCTGCTTTTGCCTATCTGCTCTATATTAACTCCATAGACCAAAAAGTTTTCTTCTTTAAATATACCGACTTTGCTAATATACTGAATATAAGCAGTACTATGCTGTATAAACTCAGCAATAAATTGGAGGAAGAAGGAATTATAAGTAAAAATCTAAAATATGTAGTGATCTTAGACACAGAAAAATTAAGGGAATGTTTTGAAAATATTCTTTAA
- a CDS encoding N-6 DNA methylase yields MNINSDTNFKVYTPDYIAKEMVDKSLEIYFNGEYSRSKFDNLRCADLSCGTGNLLMPLLKTIIELSKVKLGEYSYNNLWITGYDIDGEALMICKNNILKILEKYKIADKDINLIETNSLMEEIDETYDIVLGNPPYFGEKNNKEIFKDMRQYKFGKENYEGKMDYAYFFIAKGIDSIKDGGVLTYITTNYWFKADHAKKLREKIKKYTTFKYINNYNKSVFEDAVGQHNVVFTLKKEKKLGRLEVIDDREKYLIDSDKIYNYRNKIILAKNEDLERLDRVYNGRTHFLGELLNINQGIVSGHDRAFVFDSYEKKYGEYLKPFYKNKDIDQYSHTSNKYWILYLDYKVALNKKLAKHMNPYKERLSRRREVLKSIINWWELQWARDEKIFNVPKIIGRQRSKVNKFSYSEGEFYGSADIYYLTPKEKDINLFYILGYLNSKVFYDWFKYNGKMKGDNLELYATPLKETPVYYSKDKSEIAYIEKLVKKQIEHYDEETQKLIDRYFSDLKYGK; encoded by the coding sequence GTGAATATAAACAGTGATACAAATTTCAAGGTATATACACCGGATTATATAGCAAAAGAGATGGTAGACAAGAGTTTAGAAATATATTTTAATGGAGAGTACAGCAGATCCAAATTTGATAACCTCAGGTGTGCTGATCTTTCGTGTGGGACAGGGAATCTCCTAATGCCATTACTCAAGACTATCATTGAATTATCCAAGGTAAAATTAGGAGAGTATAGCTATAACAATTTATGGATTACAGGGTATGATATAGATGGGGAAGCCCTGATGATATGCAAAAATAATATTTTAAAGATATTGGAAAAATATAAAATTGCAGATAAAGATATAAATTTAATAGAGACCAACTCCCTCATGGAGGAGATCGATGAAACCTATGATATTGTTTTAGGAAATCCACCGTATTTTGGAGAGAAGAACAATAAAGAGATCTTTAAAGATATGAGGCAATATAAGTTCGGGAAAGAGAACTATGAGGGGAAGATGGACTACGCCTATTTTTTTATAGCCAAGGGGATAGATTCCATAAAAGATGGAGGAGTTCTGACCTACATAACCACAAATTATTGGTTTAAGGCTGATCATGCTAAAAAATTAAGGGAGAAGATAAAGAAATATACTACCTTTAAATATATAAATAATTATAACAAGTCTGTCTTTGAGGATGCTGTGGGACAGCACAACGTTGTTTTTACCTTGAAAAAAGAAAAAAAACTAGGCAGGTTAGAAGTGATAGATGACAGGGAAAAATATCTGATAGACAGTGATAAAATTTACAACTACAGAAATAAGATTATCTTGGCTAAAAACGAGGATTTAGAACGATTGGATAGGGTATATAACGGAAGAACTCATTTCTTAGGAGAACTATTAAATATCAATCAGGGGATAGTCAGCGGGCATGACAGGGCCTTTGTTTTTGATTCCTATGAAAAAAAATACGGAGAATATCTAAAACCATTCTATAAAAATAAGGATATAGACCAGTATTCCCATACTTCCAATAAATATTGGATCCTCTATCTGGATTATAAGGTAGCCTTAAATAAAAAATTGGCTAAACATATGAATCCTTATAAGGAACGGCTCAGTAGGAGGAGGGAAGTTTTAAAATCCATTATCAATTGGTGGGAACTCCAGTGGGCCAGAGATGAAAAAATATTTAATGTGCCTAAGATAATTGGGAGGCAGAGATCAAAGGTAAATAAATTTTCATACTCAGAAGGGGAGTTTTATGGAAGTGCAGATATATATTATCTCACTCCCAAGGAAAAGGATATAAATTTATTCTATATCCTGGGTTATCTCAACTCCAAGGTTTTCTATGACTGGTTTAAATATAATGGGAAGATGAAGGGTGATAACTTAGAACTCTATGCAACCCCTCTAAAGGAAACACCTGTATATTACTCTAAAGACAAGAGTGAGATAGCTTATATTGAGAAGCTGGTAAAAAAACAGATTGAACATTACGATGAGGAGACCCAGAAATTAATAGACAGATATTTTTCTGATCTGAAATATGGGAAATAA